Proteins encoded within one genomic window of Glycine soja cultivar W05 chromosome 1, ASM419377v2, whole genome shotgun sequence:
- the LOC114422794 gene encoding transcriptional regulator SUPERMAN, translating to MAAEIGLVSMTQIQNLSQTQHPKNPQPPQPKNPNTTTTSSSTWMWNPREQQQQQVEDDDDSWEVRAFAEDTRNIMGTTWPPRSYTCTFCRREFRSAQALGGHMNVHRRDRARLHQAPPSSCSNPMSSSLPTSSFINIPPQELVGNAGLCLLYHLPTSPSSAPPFPSPTSNGASPSTLLSISSYPTNNFLMQTSFNFPGAPPTGINTTTVSSLCYNSSKVEQSATSSSIDNGHLEELDLELRLGHKPTPTS from the coding sequence ATGGCTGCAGAGATTGGCCTAGTCTCCATGACCCAGATCCAAAACCTATCACAAACCCAACACCCCAAAAACCCACAACCTCCTCAACCAAAAAACCctaacaccaccaccacctcctctTCTACTTGGATGTGGAACCCTAGGGAGCAACAACAGCAGCaggtagaagatgatgatgactcCTGGGAGGTCAGAGCTTTTGCAGAAGACACAAGGAACATCATGGGCACCACATGGCCTCCTAGGTCCTACACCTGCACCTTCTGCAGAAGGGAGTTTCGCTCCGCCCAAGCCCTCGGCGGCCACATGAACGTCCACCGCCGCGACCGGGCCCGCCTCCACCAAGCTCCACCTTCCTCCTGCTCCAACCCCATGTCCTCTTCTCTTCCCACTTCATCCTTCATCAATATCCCTCCTCAAGAGCTTGTTGGAAATGCTGGCTTGTGCCTCCTCTACCACTTGCCCACGAGCCCTAGTAGTGCACCACCCTTCCCTTCACCCACTTCTAATGGGGCTTCTCCCTCCACTCTTCTCTCTATCTCCTCCTATCCTACAAACAACTTTCTGATGCAAACTTCCTTTAATTTTCCCGGTGCACCCCCAACTGGGATCAATACTACTACTGTTTCCTCTTTGTGCTATAACTCTAGCAAAGTGGAACAATCCGCAACTTCTTCCTCTATTGATAATGGCCACCTCGAAGAGCTTGATCTAGAGCTCCGCCTCGGGCACAAACCAACACCAACCTCATAA